The genomic DNA ttttataatctttttaattaaattatttattcttttaaataaaaaatacaaaaacattattctctcttaaaattttaattattaaaatatcttaattttttaattatatacataattaaattaaaatatatatacatgtaacattttaaaattattaaaatgttatatatatatacagtattgatttaaatttattattatatatatattaagtttgttatatatataaaactttattaaaattttaaaaatgttaaatatatatatttaaaaaagatataaaaattattaaatatttttcttcttttccctAATAActtattctcttatttattaaaaagaccAAAAAAGTGAAATTACAATAAGCATCTCCCCGGCTAAAGTTATTGACTACTTTGGGACCAAAACCAAATGTTGCATTTGCTTCTACACGGTTAGCTACCAGTCTTCCAATAGTATGTTTAAAGTCATTTCTGTTTGTCTTAGTATTTCTTTTTATGTCTTAGTGCTGATCATGatgttatatataatgttgCGATGATCAGACGGAGGGAAGTGATGTTGGATTAGTACTCAAACTCGAGAAATAATACATCTATATCTATTGGTATGGAATGAGCCTATTTGAAAACCGATAATTTCTTAACTAGAATCATCATCATCTAGATTATAATGTGATATTTTTACTTgctatacaaataatttttataggtTAAGTTTTGCTTCAATTGATATAGTGATTCATGATGTCTTTTTGGTGTATTTACTGTTTCCTcttaattattactattattgcgttttgtaattaatttgtatatttatttgagatatatttttcataatgcAGTTTTTGAAGGAGAATATGACCAATTATTCATCTTTTATGCAAACGGAAGGCATAACCGATGATTTTGGATTTGGTGGGAgtaaatttttgttaatataattttgtttgcgAACATTTTTTCTGCTTAGGAATTGGAAAAGACAGAAGGATTCTCCATAACTGGAGGATTAAGGTTTTGATGGTGTAAATGTAGCAAATGAATGATGATGGTGTCTAgctatttatcttaattttttatttattggcattatataaaatattgttatattcATATTGACTTGTGAATTGCATAAATTAATGTCctcaatgtttttttaaatagtcttgATTTTAAGAATAGAATCACGACTTTGAGCACACAAGTAACcatgatttttaaatttatttagccGAAATCCCACTACTGAAGCTGGTCATGAAGCGATGAAAAATCAATTGAAACATTAATCCAGTTCTTACATGTATAGGGGGAAATTCTACGAAATGACCTAttaattcatttgtttgacttttttatttttaaaataaaaagtttttttttctttcgatTTTACCCATGTCGCGAGACGGaaccggcattcgcgagacgaattttttttctttcaaaaaaataaaaaataacaaattttcacATGGCATCCGGTTGTGTCTTACAACGGACACATTTTCGTCTTAAAAAAAGTGTCACCAACACATTTATTTTATGCGctgaaaaaaagtcaaataagcTGATCTTCATggtgaattatatttaaataatttattacaattttatttacaataatatttatcaatttttaaattttttttataagaaattaattttcattaaatttatataggagttacatatgataaattaattattttatttatttttattaatgaattagtttttcattatttatattatatttttatatttttttcttaattcttcAACTATTAAACTAATTAACATACTAATGCACACTTGAGAAAGGtggttattttgaataaataataccACAAACAAATATCTGATAAaagttttgtatttaaaatgatatattgtGATTTGAGCTATAAAAGTAACAAATTACGAAATCAAATaggacaatatatatatatatattttaaaataaatgagaatTAGCATTGTATCCCATATCCATAACCCGTTTAAATTCATGATATTTTAGTCTAAGCCGatgttacttttatatatatatatatatatttaaagaagaagaaagaagaattattttatacatttaaagaagaagaagagagaaggattatttgaaaaggcATCCTTGAATACTACTTCTACATGAAATGGTATGAAAAGATAGTACAGTAGAACAATAAGAGTAAATGGCAAAGACAAGCAGGCAGGTATATATCAACTTCTATGTAAAGTTTTGGCAGTCAGGAATCTTAATCTGGATGATACATTACAATAGGATATTAAAcgtcttcatcatcttcatcttcatcaccaTCAAGCACAAAACGTACCAAGCAAATACCAGTAGGGCGACAAAGTGATGGTGTTATATTCAAGTGAGTGAGCGTATTATGTAAATTAACCAGAAGTTTCCCTCTCCCTTTTGTTTTCTAATGGTTTCCATCTCTCTGTCATCAATCCAGGTATTCTTCTCCAAGCTGCTATTATCAGTCGCCTTCGTCGTCCTCTCCACAACTTATCATCTATCATCTATTTAAAATTCCTTTCTAATTATTCCATCTATTTCATTTCAATTTACCAGCCTtccgtcgccgccgccgccgtcaATTTCACGTCCGGATGCTATCTTCTCTTCTCCGACCTCGTCGGTGCGTTTTTACTCCTAATTCCTATTTTATGAAGAATATTAGGTCATTATTGTTCAATGCGCTATCTCTTAATATTGCATTTCTCGCAGATCATGAAGGAGATGAGATGGATCAAGATAGTCGTTTTTATGACTTTCTTCATTTTAGCTGCCGGCAGAGGTAATTTTTATgcaatttttgtttgtttgattgaacAAGGACATCTGTAAGTTGTGCATTACTGAAATTATGTTTTGGATTAAAAGATGAAAGGCTTGGATTAACAGGAAACaatgtttttatcatttgaatGTGTTAAAAGTTTCCTTAATTTGGCTTCAACTGACCCCCTCTCCTAAAAAAAGAGTTACTATCATGTTCTTCATTTGGAAATGTGTTGCAGCTTCTAAACTCAACTGTCCAAAACTCAAGATCAAGCAACCGGATCACTCCGATGTCTACAACCACACTCTTGCGACAATAATAGCTGAATATGCGTCTGCAGTAAGTCCTGTTCACGATTCAGTAGAAACATTGTGCTTAGTTGTTCATGAATTATGTGCCCCTCAATTCTCCTAACTCTGCTAATGGATAATCAATTTCTCATAATCCACAATGTATCTCTTTTTTACACGTGTCTAATGAATAAATAAGGGACAGCCTTTTCAATCATGGCAGGTTTACCTCACAGACTTAACAGCACTATTTACATGGACATGTTCGAGATGCAATGGCTTGACCAAGGTATGGTATGATAATGTGTATTTCATTTGTTTGACGCAGTCACCGAAGGGCTTCTTTGGTTAGTGTTAAAAGATTTGACAAGGTGTTAGACTAATTTGTGAACTGATACCGTCACCTCCTTATAAATTACTCTGAAGTTTGTCCGGGATAAAAAAGAGCTTTAGCCTTATAAAAGATGGATTAGGGGAATTAGACACGGGTTGCATCATTAGTTTAATTCCTAGCTGGTCTTGGTAACTGTCTCTATACATTTGGACTTTGGAACAGGGGTTTGAAGTTATTGAGTTGATCGTTGATGTTAAGCATTGCTTACAGGTTCATCTCACTTCCACCATTTTTTGTATCTTTTCAGGATAAACTCTTACAGCATTGTTCCAAGATTGTgatatttattatgaatatgCTGTGCAGGCATATGTAGGATTTGCAAAGAATTTGAATGCTGCTGTTGTAGCTTTTAGAGGAACTCAGTGGAATAGGTTGCtaacttttgacttttgttGTGTAGATTTAATGTTACTTTCATAACTTGATTAGTTTTCTGCATTCAAGTCATGTCTACGAATGACTTTTTAATGGATGAAGGTGCCTGCATACAGCGTACAGAATTGGGTTCAAGATCTATACTGGACGCAGCTCGACTTACCTTACCCTGACATGTCTAGTGCAATGGTATCGAAACTTTTTCCCCCCTTCTTCCATTTGGTCAAATATTAAGCAATAAGGGTAGAAGATGAAGACGAGAACATGTATAAATCaatgtatgtatatttattcTATTGCTGCTTCAGGTGCACCATGGGTTTTATTTCGCTTATCACAATACAACTGTACGCCCTGCGGTTATAAATGCCATCAAAAGAGCAAAGGAGCTATATGGGAACATTGATGTTGTGGTTGCAGGCCATTCAATGGGAGGAGCCATGGCTGCCTTTTGCGCACTGGATCTTACGGTattcataattttgataatgCTGCATTGTAATTCAAGTGTCCAATTCTTAAAAGATGAATGAATCTTGATCATGACTGAATGAATTGACTTGTAAATTGCTCTTCATATCCGATTGCATTATTGAATCATTTAACCCTATCCTCAGATCAGCGGAGTAGCTACAGATATTCAAGTGATGACATTTGGACAACCTAGAATAGGAAACTCTGCGTTTGTAGCTCACTATAGCCAACGTGTGCCAAGAACAATAAGGGTCACACATGAACATGATATTGTGCCTCATTTACCTCCATATTATCACTATTTTTCTCAAAAGACGTATCATCACTTTCCAAGagaggtatatatatataaacaaataggTCTGTCTGtctgtaataataataataaatcttgTGTATGAACCCCATTGTGTAGGTATGGATTCATTCAATCGATGATGGTTGCTTAATTTACACACTTGAGGAGCTATGTGATACTTCGGGTGAAGACCCTTCTTGTAGCAAGTAAGTAGTGGTGATGCTTGTTCTCAATTTGAAGTGTTTTTATTAGTTGATAAGAACATATAAATGGTATTTTGATTACAGATCTGTGCTAGGACACAGCATTTCAGACCATTTGAGATATTATGGGCTGGATATGGGATGTTATGATCTACGGACTTGCAAGATCGTGGTTGATCCTGGTCTGGATGCATTCAGCACGCGAGATAGTGATGGAAATTTGATATTCTCAAGGGATCCTATTATTcctttttcaaaatttgaatcCAATATTGGCGGTTTAAGTGACTTGAGATAGATTTGAATTCCAATGGTTTTTAAGTTATACACAATTCTTTGTCTTGTAACCAAAGATGAATAAGTGAGATCTAGATTCGTTGAGCAGATCATCATGGCTTAGCAGTCTTAGGAttccaaatatatataacatgtatTTGAATGTacataatattcatatattcattTGTGTAAAGTacatttatctaattaaattaataaataaaaagtaacatTTACTCACATGAGCCAATTTGTTTTTGCTTCATCTCCTCTAGTACTCTTCTTCCTCTatctttattctttttaatttatatattctatTGGAAATACATTAATAGgtatttgtgattttttttttaaaaaaaattcaaaataacacCTTGAAAACtgacaataattaatttattcttctAACAAACTCATTGTTAACcatatgattttcattattagattttcattttttgcatttGTTATTTTGGTTGTTTAATATTCagaataaatgataaaaacaataaaaggtCTAAGATAAACTAATGAAACAAagtttcattttcctttttattAATCATACTTCATAGAGATATGATTCATAAAATTCGTAAACCAATATAAGAAAACACGCAAATGACACAATAATGTAAATCAATAACTAAATATTCTCTTACTTACaaactcaaataattatttaaaatattgtcgAAATGagctaaatttgaattttgataatgaattagGTTCAAATCCAAATTAAAATACGAGTGTTAATCCGTTTTCAACTCAACACATAGACTCGTAAAGTTAAACCTTACATTTCTAATCATGTTAATGTTCTTTTATGTTATTTGGTTGTAGTATATTTGAGTTTGGACTCATTTACATTCTAAGTTTTCCTTTCATCTGTTTGACATGTTTTATTGTaagattatttttcatattattattcatagacaattaaaaaataaaataaaatcaatactGTGTGTAATACGTAGATAAAAACTAATTAGATTCCAAACAATACTTAATTAAGTAGTATACTTAACTTTAacgtaaaaataatttaataactgCCTCCTCACGCAAGCTTCCATTCTTTTAATTCTCTACCCATGACGTCATATATAtaaagagttttatttattttcatattttaaactattcTATATTATTctgcatgaaaaaaaattaaaaccactattttttttttcgcATCTTCACattcaaaacataatttttagtactaattatttatatgagtttgaattgtttccaaatttgatgtaattattatttatattttaaaaacagtCGTCACAGTCacagaataataataatagtaataagtCATTTTTAAGACTCAAAAGATTTTAATCTATACATGCACTCATTTTGCGTGACAgataataaagaaaagaaagcctaatactaaattattaagaaaaaaataataaaggttTGACTTTAAACCTATATTTATTATACAGTATTTAGCACAAGTGTAAAAATTACAAAAGTGGTTTATCACTCTTCAACTATACAATAACTATTTACTTCtctcattttctcaaaataaaaataaactttctACTTCAATCTACCTCAATAAAATATCTCtctttttctcaaaataaaattaaaccttGTACTTCAATCTACCTCAATAAAATGTctcttttcttaaaaaataaaaataaaaataaactttctACTTCAGTCTCCCTCAACAAAATACCTCCAATTGGTATTTACTATGCGTCTATGCCAATGTTTATTGTAAGGTTAAAACGACccatatacaatatttattccactgtaactattttattaaattttaattaataatatattttgagttgactatatatatatatataccagtaataaaattattcaggtgaataataaaaatattttatttcgtttaaattttttataactctaagtaataaaatcttaaaaggTAAGAAACTCATATTTTAATTTGGTCAAACTAATAAATTGGAGCTCCTTCTTGAGTATAAttgtgattttgatttttttttttttaaactttataatttgGAATCttcttgttaaaattaaaaaaaaaaacgacaTTTTTTCTTTAACGGTTTTAAAtgtcgttaacttattatccacttgacatttataaataaaatatttatgtcactaatttaactatcgaGTTATAGGTTttgattacatattttttaaaattcgatagtcaaaattcttaatttgctgaaattcgatagttaaattagaaacattaatttttttatttatttataaatgtcacgtaaataataagttaacgatgTCTTAAATCATTAAGATAAAACctcatttattttgtataactttaataGTAAATAGCTTCAAATTATAaggtttaaaagaaaatattcgaAATCCAACTCAATAAAAAGCCATAATTTTACAATTTGATTATcacctaaaataataaaattgaccAATTTGTCAAATTAGGATCCTTATAAGGGTCAATTGAAATTCAAACATATTCTAAACCTTATCATTTATGACATATTAGTGTTAAAGTTATACTAAACGAGATTTTGTATTAACCGTTTTGAACaccgttaacttattatttacgtgctatttaactaccgaattttaacaaataaaactaaattcgatgaaatcttttaaatatatatatatatatatattttatttatttatttataaatatcacgtaaattataagttaataaCATTTCAAATTGTTAAGACAAAATCCCGTTAATAATAAGATGCCATAAATGATAGAATTTGATAAAAGATTTGCGAAATAACGATGCATACCGATAAAAATCCTAATTTCACAATTCTAATTATAAGTCAAATTcatataagaaaaagaaatataagtcttaaaaaaagataaattaatttaatttagtttattttgcAAATGATAAATACTACTAGTTCATTACACATCACGCCTCAACTGCATTCTAATCCGGACAGAGTACACGTCATCAACATTTCAACATCGAAAATACCTACCACACACTTCATTTCCCGCGCCACGGCTCCATCGTAATTACGGAAATACCCTTAACAGAATGAAAAGAAGGGCCTTGTTTGTTTCCagtatattatttaaagttgTTTACGTGATttgctaatttatttatttaaactggAAACGACTGTAGTAGAGAAGGAGGGAAGGAGGAGCTCTGGAGTTCATCTCTCTTTCCATTGCGAATTCTCATAGTCTGGATTTGGTTCGTATTGATAATCGATAGAACTTGTTTAATTCTTGCTTTATCCTACTGTCTCCATTAATTATGTAGATTGTGAAAATGattctttgtttgtttatagTTTTGCATCTGCTGTTTCGCTGATTATGGATAAGAAACAGCTGATGAAGGCGTCGTTGTTGATCATTTTGTTTGCGTTATCCATCTGTACAGGTAAGGAATATGGAGTGTTAGTAATCATGTTTGTGTTTTTGGAGACTGTAGTGATGAATGAGGCCAAATCTTTAGCAATCAGCAGTACTGGAGTCACTATACAGTTTACTTCATTCCAAATTACATTAAAGAAATAGTTTAATCTATATATAGGATTACCTTATGCAAGTTAACTCTTATTAAATAGTATCTTAAAATGAAAATGTTCTACTTTTATTTAGTGTTTTACTCtttgtttttgatatttttgtatCTTAGGAAAGGTAATTCAAAATTGTTAGATTCTAGATATGGAAAGAAGGTTTTGAGTCAATTGTAATGAAAATGTCATGGGAATTTGTACTTTGCTGTGACATTAAAGTTGCAGCAATGTTCCTTGGTGACATGCCTAGGTTGAGCCCAATTATTTGCAGGTAGAAATAATTGGTAAATGGAACCAggcttatttgaaatttaactAGGAGAAGAGGTCATATGTCGATGATTATATGGGAATGTTGTCTGGTTAAATGTCTCAACATTTAATCGTTGAGGATTTGTTTACCGTGTCGAATTCATATCTAAGATTTTTAACTGGTCAAACAGCATATGTTTTTTCATTCCTCCGGGTATTTGTTTGTTGTCTGCTAATTGTGATAACAAAAGGTCTTAGTGTAAGTTGACCACATTTGGCTGAATGAATGTCCATTCTTGCATGTTTGGAAAATCTTTCGACGTAAACTTTCTTTCGACATGGGTGGGACACCATAGAAATGTTATAACTTTCAAATATTTGGCAGCTTGTAAGGCGAGCGATAAAAGACACAGGATCAAGGACAGGGGTCTCTCTGGTGTTTACAATCACACCCTTGCTAAAATATTAGCACAATATGCTTCTGCAGTAAGTCATGCTCTCAACTTAAGAATATCGATATTAATTGATTTCAAAGTCTGTGCCATCAAATTCTCGGGATGAAGGATAATACTACTAATATACAtctagattataattttaatgctTCAGATGTATATTTCTTTTCAAGTCaccaaatgataaaatataggCAAATAGTACTTCTGATAGAATGCATCAACAAGCTATCCAGGCTAACTTCAATTAGGTGACACCAAGTTGTGTATTTGATAAGTCAACCCATATCTCATTTGATTTCTTTAATTGTGTCAGTATGAAATTTCATACAGGAGACTGACTACCTTTCTATTGAAGTAATCTATTTagggaattaattatttttttcactctCGGCAGGCATACCTTGAAGAAACGACAGAACTATTTAGTTGGACATGTTCACGATGTAATGGCTTGACCATGGTATGGCTGCATCTACTTGACTTTTGATCCAGGAGAGAGCTTTTAATATGAAATGAATCATTTTATAAGATATGATCTTTGTTGGATGCAGGGATTTGAGATTGTTGAGCTGATTATTGATGTTGAGCACTGCCTGCAGGTGCATATAATTGGTCCTTCATGGATCTAGTAGTTGAAACAATTAAAATGGGAGgtaaaggaaaataaaataaagcttATGGATTTGCTTTGCAGGCATATGTTGGGTTTGCAAACAACTTGAATTCTTTTGTTATTGCATTCAGAGGAACTCAAGGGAACAGGTTGgttttgtaaataatatgaAAGTAAGAACATATAATATGTATTGAAGATTCGAAATACAGCATACAGAATTGGGTTGCAGATTTATACTATAAAAGGCTGGATTTACATTACCCTGACATGCCTGGTGCCATGGTATGCATAATATTAGTGAATTATATATCCTTATTAACCCAAAATAATGTATGATTGATTAGATTTTCTGCATGGTTGATCAGGTGCATCGTGGATTTTATTCTTCTTATCACAATACAACAATGCAACCTGCAGTCTTAAATGCTATTAAAAGGGCGAAGAAGGTTTATGGAAACGTTAGTATTATAGTAACTGGTCATTCATTGGGAGGAGCATTGGCTTCATTTTGTGCAATGGATCTCAAGATTAGAGGTGAAGCTAAGAACATTCAAGCTATCACATTTGGATTACCTCGAATTGGAAATGCCAAGTTTGCATCTTACTACGGTCGACTTATTCCTCAAACGATAAGGGTAGCCAATGGCCATGATATTGTACCTCATCTTCCTCCACACTATCGTTTTCTTCCTCGTAAAGCATATCATCATTTCCCAAGAGAGGTAATCAATCATgcatattttgttaaatgaattaAGTCCATGATTGATCATGAtggattgataaaaaaaaatgatagataTGGATTCATAGCGTTCATAATGGCTGCTTAGTACACACAAAAGAGGAAGTCTGCGATGGATCTGGTGAAGACCCTCGTTGCAGTAGGTAATGAATTAAGTTGGTATTCTTTTCTTGTTTAAGTTTGTGATTTCAAATGATCAACTAATTATGATTTTGCATGGTgttaaatgttattaattgtAGATCTGTGATGGGGTACAGTATAGCGGACCATTTGACGTATTATGGACAAGAAATGGCTTATTATGATTCAGGCAAATGTTACATTGTGGTTGATCCTCATTTCGCACAATTTGCCAATCAAGATAGCCGCGGAAATCTAGTCTTATCTCGAAGACTCCCTTCTTCTCCTATACATCCTTAGCATttattataagtaatttagtGCTCTAATCATCATGTAGCTGTTGgacctaataattattttttcacgTTTATACTATAAAATGAAAGTATTTAAAACTGGAGTGTCGAAATTCTAATCATAACAAAGTTTTATGgcaaaattataatgttttcttttgGTGGTGACTTTGTGACTGGTGCATTAACATTTAACAGTCACATGTGGGCCTTAAAATACGGgcagatagatagatagatgttaattttataataaagttaataataactattaacCACTCTTTTCTGGTCTTGGCGTGATATTTgagaaagataaaaaagaaaaataaaaataaagggaaGATCCCATTTATTGTATCAAGACCCATatgaaaaataatcaataaatatatatattcagtcATTGGcttgtttgaatatttttaataataaggtATGTGGGTTGAGTTTTGACAGTAATTTGTaagtaaataaagaaaaaagtaatatttaattgcGGCAGACAAAAGCAAAGAAAGCTCTGGTTAGTTACTTAGGTCTGGTCATACCTTCCAACTGTTTGTGTAAATGCCAAAGAAAGGTTGCTTCTTTGGTGGgggttaataattttatctttttagttatccatttttttttatgtttcacTTTCATAGCCATTCCCATTTCAACCAACCTTATCCATTTCCTTTCTTTATTctttccattattattattattatggctacaaaatcaagaaatatatataatatatattcgatCAGCAGTACATCTCTACCCTACCCACTTGATACACACTATTTTCACTCCTTCCTGGATATCTTCTTCTGCATCTCCCCAAATCAAGTTCCATCTTCCTCTTTCCTTTTTTCTGGTAAATGGAGGCCTCCAAGAACGAACGTCTTGATTTTGGGAAGATGGGTTATGGGTATCTCTTCTCTTCTATTATCCTATTTCTATTATCCCACTTTCAAGCTTT from Impatiens glandulifera chromosome 9, dImpGla2.1, whole genome shotgun sequence includes the following:
- the LOC124914457 gene encoding probable feruloyl esterase A; protein product: MKEMRWIKIVVFMTFFILAAGRASKLNCPKLKIKQPDHSDVYNHTLATIIAEYASAVYLTDLTALFTWTCSRCNGLTKGFEVIELIVDVKHCLQAYVGFAKNLNAAVVAFRGTQWNSVQNWVQDLYWTQLDLPYPDMSSAMVHHGFYFAYHNTTVRPAVINAIKRAKELYGNIDVVVAGHSMGGAMAAFCALDLTISGVATDIQVMTFGQPRIGNSAFVAHYSQRVPRTIRVTHEHDIVPHLPPYYHYFSQKTYHHFPREVWIHSIDDGCLIYTLEELCDTSGEDPSCSKSVLGHSISDHLRYYGLDMGCYDLRTCKIVVDPGLDAFSTRDSDGNLIFSRDPIIPFSKFESNIGGLSDLR
- the LOC124916405 gene encoding lipase-like; this encodes MNVHSCMFGKSFDVNFLSTWVGHHRNVITFKYLAACKASDKRHRIKDRGLSGVYNHTLAKILAQYASAAYLEETTELFSWTCSRCNGLTMGFEIVELIIDVEHCLQAYVGFANNLNSFVIAFRGTQGNSIQNWVADLYYKRLDLHYPDMPGAMVHRGFYSSYHNTTMQPAVLNAIKRAKKVYGNVSIIVTGHSLGGALASFCAMDLKIRGEAKNIQAITFGLPRIGNAKFASYYGRLIPQTIRVANGHDIVPHLPPHYRFLPRKAYHHFPREIWIHSVHNGCLVHTKEEVCDGSGEDPRCSRSVMGYSIADHLTYYGQEMAYYDSGKCYIVVDPHFAQFANQDSRGNLVLSRRLPSSPIHP